Genomic DNA from Rhodospirillaceae bacterium:
GATGAGGCATTGCCAACCAGAGACAGCGCCTCAACCACGGCCTCGATTGCTTCTGGCCGCGCCGGCGTGGTCGCATTGTGATCTAAGTAGACGGTTGTCTTCATGGAATTTCCGATCAGCACTATTCGGCCGCCGCGCACGGCTCCAGTAGGCTTGTTCGATGTAGGGTTCCGCTGGTGCCTAGAACCCGTCGTTTGCAGACATCGTCCAGAGAGATGGAACTAAGATACAAGTGAATTTGATTGCCCAGTTCTTCCCATAGATCATGGGTTAAACAGCGACTTCGATCCGACGTGCAGCCTTCCGCCGAACCCGGCGTACAGCGAGTGGTCGAAAGTGGCTCATTCACTGCCAAAACAATGTCAGAAATTCGCAGGTCACTTGCGTCTCTGGAGAGCAAATAGCCGCCGCCGGGTCCGCGCACACTTTTAACAACGCCGCCCTTGCGCAACTTGCTGAACAATT
This window encodes:
- a CDS encoding Rrf2 family transcriptional regulator; its protein translation is MKLSTKGRYAVMAMTDLASNSHGDPVSLADVAERQEISLSYLEQLFSKLRKGGVVKSVRGPGGGYLLSRDASDLRISDIVLAVNEPLSTTRCTPGSAEGCTSDRSRCLTHDLWEELGNQIHLYLSSISLDDVCKRRVLGTSGTLHRTSLLEPCAAAE